A genomic window from Flavobacterium hankyongi includes:
- a CDS encoding DUF6161 domain-containing protein — MELKDFRKLIIDSPIKDKLNNLEIVINFPYLDSTIKLKGIESIYAFVHDQVKGWNNIGKLPEYLISSKNYFESIRSKLLEIVDFSNENQHLFDTFWSELNNILSAERFNRRFIFTYDSPETDFIIEINNKNIGSTQGTIDYLTGQPISTNTSRDYLTGVLLAYEFKNQADSEISHRRNNEKISLGQIRTKYNEYIVEAEQHLNQYITGAKENLTDHFNSVDELKKEKNITFDDWLTTTQKEFTSFFDITKKSVSENENLYREKLRLEAPANYWNKRAIKLKDEGNKHLNKLIGISVISAILLFALLFFIGDDYFKSVFSDNLKGIKWSIILITIVSLLAFCIRILARLTFSSYHLSRDAEEREQLTHFYLALKHDTSVSDNDRQLILQSLFSRSDTGLLKEDSAPTMPSGIMEKYISK; from the coding sequence ATGGAACTAAAAGATTTTAGAAAACTAATAATTGACAGTCCAATTAAGGATAAACTTAACAATTTGGAAATAGTTATCAATTTCCCTTATTTGGATTCAACAATTAAATTAAAAGGAATAGAGTCAATCTATGCATTTGTACATGACCAAGTCAAAGGCTGGAACAATATTGGTAAATTACCAGAATATTTAATTTCTTCAAAAAATTATTTTGAAAGCATTCGCTCAAAGTTATTAGAAATAGTAGATTTTTCTAATGAGAATCAACATTTATTTGATACCTTTTGGAGTGAACTCAACAACATTTTATCAGCAGAAAGGTTTAATAGAAGATTTATCTTTACATATGATAGTCCTGAAACTGATTTTATCATTGAAATAAATAACAAGAATATTGGTTCTACTCAAGGAACAATTGACTATTTAACTGGACAACCAATAAGCACAAATACAAGTAGAGATTATCTGACAGGAGTTCTACTTGCCTATGAATTTAAAAATCAAGCTGATTCTGAAATCTCTCATAGAAGAAACAATGAAAAAATTAGTTTAGGTCAAATAAGAACAAAATATAATGAATATATTGTTGAAGCTGAACAACATTTAAACCAATATATTACAGGTGCTAAAGAAAATTTAACAGACCATTTCAATTCAGTTGATGAACTAAAAAAAGAAAAAAATATAACATTTGATGATTGGCTTACAACCACACAAAAAGAATTCACAAGCTTTTTTGATATAACTAAAAAAAGTGTTTCGGAAAATGAAAATCTATATCGTGAGAAATTACGGTTAGAAGCCCCAGCTAATTATTGGAACAAAAGAGCCATTAAATTAAAGGACGAAGGAAACAAACATCTAAACAAACTTATTGGAATTTCTGTGATTAGTGCAATATTACTTTTTGCATTATTGTTTTTTATTGGTGATGATTATTTCAAAAGTGTTTTCAGTGATAATTTGAAAGGAATTAAATGGTCAATTATTTTAATTACAATTGTCTCATTATTGGCATTTTGCATAAGAATTTTGGCAAGACTGACATTTAGTTCTTATCATTTATCTCGAGATGCTGAGGAAAGAGAACAACTTACACACTTCTATTTAGCTTTAAAGCATGATACTTCGGTATCAGACAACGATAGGCAGTTAATTTTACAATCGTTATTCAGTCGTTCTGATACTGGTCTCTTAAAAGAGGATTCTGCACCAACAATGCCTAGCGGAATAATGGAAAAATATATATCTAAATAG